One Brevibacillus choshinensis genomic window carries:
- a CDS encoding cold-shock protein: MEQGTVKWFNAEKGFGFIEREGAEDVFVHFSAIQGEGFKSLDEGQKVTFDVEKGQRGPQATNVQKV; encoded by the coding sequence ATGGAACAAGGTACAGTAAAATGGTTTAACGCAGAAAAAGGATTTGGATTTATCGAGCGTGAAGGCGCAGAAGACGTATTCGTTCACTTCTCCGCTATTCAAGGCGAAGGTTTCAAATCTCTTGACGAAGGTCAAAAAGTAACTTTTGACGTTGAAAAAGGCCAACGCGGCCCACAAGCTACTAACGTTCAAAAAGTTTAA
- a CDS encoding M55 family metallopeptidase, producing MKVFISLDMEGISGITEWEDTIPGRRHYEAGRRLLTQDVNAAIEGALEAGATQIIVNESHGPMNNLILEELHPQADVIRGFFKPLCMMQGIDSSCDAAFFIGYHGKAGTGDAVLNHTLSGLAIHRLVLNGKEVGEAGLNAAIAGDFGVPVVLVTGDSQTAQEVEEDIPGVFTAVVKTGITGLSSQAMHPVRARELIRSKAKEALLQRSTVQPLPQQAENTIQVEFTKSQFATAVSWMPGVELIEGRTVRFQSSDVVSMMPVLQTMLLITGQVNRMITG from the coding sequence ATGAAAGTGTTTATTTCATTGGATATGGAAGGGATTTCCGGAATCACGGAGTGGGAGGATACGATCCCGGGGCGGCGCCATTACGAGGCAGGAAGACGGCTGCTGACGCAGGATGTTAACGCCGCGATCGAAGGTGCTTTGGAAGCGGGGGCGACCCAGATCATCGTCAACGAGTCGCATGGCCCGATGAACAATCTGATTTTGGAGGAGCTGCACCCGCAGGCAGATGTAATTCGCGGATTTTTCAAGCCGCTGTGCATGATGCAGGGGATCGACAGCAGCTGCGATGCCGCTTTTTTCATCGGCTATCACGGAAAAGCGGGAACGGGTGATGCGGTGCTCAATCACACGCTGTCCGGCCTTGCCATTCATCGGCTTGTCTTGAATGGCAAAGAGGTAGGCGAGGCAGGATTGAATGCCGCGATCGCGGGAGATTTTGGCGTGCCGGTCGTGCTGGTGACAGGTGACTCGCAAACGGCGCAGGAGGTGGAGGAGGATATCCCGGGAGTTTTCACGGCTGTCGTCAAAACAGGCATCACGGGGCTCTCTTCCCAGGCCATGCACCCGGTGCGTGCCCGCGAGCTGATCCGCAGCAAAGCAAAAGAGGCGCTGCTCCAACGCAGCACGGTGCAGCCGCTCCCGCAGCAGGCAGAGAATACGATCCAGGTGGAGTTTACCAAGTCTCAGTTTGCCACAGCGGTGAGCTGGATGCCGGGGGTAGAGCTGATTGAAGGGCGCACGGTTCGCTTCCAGTCTTCGGATGTGGTAAGCATGATGCCTGTTCTGCAAACGATGCTGCTGATTACGGGGCAAGTGAATCGGATGATTACGGGGTAG